A stretch of the Sulfurimonas sp. HSL3-1 genome encodes the following:
- a CDS encoding sulfite exporter TauE/SafE family protein, protein MAEIIELIFLGIGVGALSGFFGIGGGTILVPALLFIGFDMKSAVGISVVQMVFSSIYGSYLNLKKGTLDVRMVLAIGVGGAVGALGSSFIVSALSGRTLEWIFMGFVLFALGRLFFKTVDHDQEVKKVHPALLFVIGLLLGAFSISIGVGGSILLVPILAGFLHVPLKNAISAGLFFVVFSSISGLVSLSAGGYVDYYHGVIIGIASMAGVFGGIWLKHVVPVKQHKLLMIAFYLVVIGYFFYRLVVKHG, encoded by the coding sequence ATGGCAGAGATTATCGAACTGATCTTTTTGGGAATTGGCGTCGGTGCGCTTTCGGGCTTTTTCGGCATCGGCGGCGGGACGATCCTGGTCCCTGCGCTGCTCTTTATCGGTTTCGATATGAAGAGCGCCGTCGGTATCTCCGTCGTGCAGATGGTCTTCAGCTCCATCTACGGCAGCTACCTGAACCTGAAAAAGGGGACCCTCGATGTGCGGATGGTCCTGGCAATAGGTGTCGGGGGTGCCGTCGGGGCGCTGGGCAGCAGCTTCATCGTCAGCGCCCTTTCGGGGCGGACGCTCGAGTGGATCTTCATGGGCTTCGTCCTCTTTGCCCTGGGGCGGCTCTTTTTCAAGACCGTCGATCATGACCAGGAGGTCAAAAAAGTCCATCCGGCGCTGCTCTTCGTCATCGGCCTGCTGCTGGGGGCCTTCTCCATCTCCATCGGCGTCGGGGGCTCCATCCTGCTTGTGCCGATCCTGGCAGGCTTCTTGCACGTGCCGCTCAAGAACGCCATCTCCGCCGGCCTCTTCTTTGTCGTCTTCTCCTCCATCTCCGGGCTCGTGAGCCTCTCGGCGGGCGGCTACGTTGATTATTACCACGGCGTCATCATCGGGATCGCGTCGATGGCGGGGGTCTTCGGCGGGATCTGGCTCAAGCACGTGGTGCCGGTCAAGCAGCACAAACTCCTGATGATCGCCTTCTACCTGGTGGTCATCGGCTATTTCTTCTACAGATTGGTGGTAAAGCATGGATAA
- the gltB gene encoding glutamate synthase large subunit yields MEYSDLLRSFKDNCGFGLIANIDNRASHETLERAITALERMMHRGAIAADGKTGDGSGLLLSMPTAFMRKIAQAEGVELPEMYAVATVFTRVKKHLEVLSDTCTQNDLKVILKREVPVDDNALGQQALDTKPYIYHVFIVPNSIMATQRFDALLYLSRKETEHALEHDEDFYIPSMSSRVISFKGLVMPTHIKEFYKDFQDPDFKISFSLFHQRFSTNTLPKWRLAQPFRAVAHNGEINSVEANRFNVRVKSESIKSEIFTKKELERLLPILQPGASDSASADNFFEFLIANGMDFFKAARAVIPAPWQNAPHMDPDLRAFYEYHSTVFEAWDGPAAFSLTDGRYIGCVLDRNGLRPSKYIITHDDTLLITSEYGVIDLDEDNIKERGRLQSGEMIGLDLKFGKVLKNGEINDYLKASQPYMKWLNEHMVYLQEHVEEQYSGHCILDKDDLVRRQRYFNITEEVIEQVIEPMIRDGKEAVGSMGDDTPMAAFSSKQRHFSDFFKQKFAQVTNPPIDPIREKVVMSLNTGFGETHNILDELPSHAHRLKAISPIVTYEKLEVLKSYGDENSPRFQPFYKNATFSTAFEGELKPALDALVKTVTKAVKKDGVRIVVLEDSGLDATHRTIPMLMAVGRLNSALLDAGVRHLVSLVAVSSEVIDSHGAATLIAYGASAVFPELLFSTAVNMVETSKPLEDIPCSEALKSVHGALNAGLLKIMSKMGISTIASYRNSGLFDVLGLSREIVDDCFGDSHCHIPGLGYEDIDARLQKAHEEAYDNLGFNSIFPLKIGGFYKFYNGQEYHDFGPQVIHAIHALSKSGDPKDFERLKAVVNNRGQKFIRDFFELKSDRAAIDISEVEPVEAITKRFSSAAMSLGSISPEAHQCIAEAMNTIGGQSNSGEGGEDAARFKTVLNSKIKQVASGRFGVTPAYLRSAEEIQIKVAQGAKPGEGGQLPGHKVSALIARLRHTVPGVTLISPPPHHDIYSIEDLAQLIYDLKQVNPDAKISVKLVSTAGVGTIAAGVAKAYADKIIISGGDGGTGAAPLTSIKFAGNPWELGLSEAHNALKANDLRKMVHVQTDGGLKTGLDVIKAALLGAESYAFGTGVLAIVGCKMLRICHVNKCSVGIATQNEKLRKEYYKGTVAQIVNYFKLLAEDIRGYMAQLGYKTLDELIGRSDLLKVIDDELAKKFDFGNVLHREPGVDTCQVESNEPFDDNAFEKEVLEEVRSAIKHPEHPVRITRDICNLNRSFGARVSGEVARYYGDAGLADGTIDIRLKGVAGQAFGAFLINGVNLSLEGVANDYIGKGMHGGKIVIKSVHEGGSFSGGGNTCLYGATGGKLYVNAAVGERFAVRNSGALAIVEGTGDSPCEYMTGGIVVILGKTGVNFGAGMTGGIAFVFDEDHNFIENVNRELVEAVRIDTDDGDEARHYLKRLLKDYINETGSSKGRMILDNFRTEIRNFWLVRPKNLTKLPLNQEKGD; encoded by the coding sequence GTGGAATATTCTGACCTGTTACGTTCTTTTAAAGACAACTGCGGTTTCGGCCTGATTGCCAATATCGACAACCGGGCGTCCCATGAGACGCTCGAACGTGCCATCACGGCACTTGAGCGGATGATGCACCGCGGTGCGATCGCCGCAGACGGAAAAACCGGGGACGGGAGCGGACTGCTGCTCTCCATGCCGACGGCGTTCATGCGCAAGATCGCGCAGGCCGAGGGTGTGGAGCTCCCGGAGATGTATGCGGTCGCGACCGTATTTACCCGCGTTAAAAAGCACCTCGAAGTGCTCAGCGACACCTGTACGCAAAACGACCTGAAAGTCATCCTCAAGCGTGAGGTCCCGGTCGACGACAACGCGCTCGGTCAGCAGGCGCTGGATACGAAGCCGTACATCTACCACGTCTTCATCGTACCCAACTCCATCATGGCGACACAGCGCTTCGATGCGCTGCTCTACCTGAGCCGCAAAGAGACGGAACACGCCCTGGAGCACGACGAGGATTTCTACATCCCCTCCATGTCGTCGCGGGTCATCTCTTTCAAGGGCCTGGTGATGCCGACGCACATCAAGGAGTTCTACAAGGATTTTCAAGATCCCGATTTCAAGATCTCCTTCTCCCTGTTCCACCAGCGTTTCTCCACCAATACGCTGCCCAAATGGCGCCTGGCCCAGCCCTTCCGCGCCGTCGCCCACAACGGCGAGATCAACTCCGTCGAGGCGAACCGTTTCAACGTCCGCGTCAAATCCGAGTCGATCAAGAGTGAGATCTTCACGAAAAAAGAGCTTGAGCGTCTACTGCCGATCCTGCAGCCGGGCGCATCCGACAGCGCGAGTGCGGACAACTTCTTCGAGTTCCTCATCGCCAACGGCATGGATTTCTTCAAAGCGGCCCGCGCCGTCATCCCGGCACCGTGGCAGAACGCGCCGCACATGGACCCGGACCTGCGCGCCTTCTACGAGTACCACTCCACCGTCTTCGAAGCGTGGGACGGTCCGGCGGCCTTCTCGCTGACCGACGGCCGCTACATCGGCTGTGTCCTCGACCGTAACGGTCTGCGCCCCTCCAAGTACATCATCACCCACGACGACACCCTCCTCATCACGAGCGAGTACGGGGTCATCGACCTGGATGAAGACAACATCAAAGAGCGCGGCCGCCTGCAGTCGGGCGAGATGATCGGTCTCGACCTTAAATTCGGCAAGGTCCTCAAAAACGGGGAGATCAACGACTACCTTAAGGCGTCACAGCCCTATATGAAGTGGCTCAACGAACATATGGTCTACCTCCAGGAGCACGTCGAAGAGCAGTACAGCGGGCACTGTATCCTTGACAAGGATGACCTCGTCCGCCGCCAGCGCTACTTCAACATCACCGAAGAGGTGATCGAGCAGGTCATCGAGCCGATGATCCGCGACGGCAAGGAAGCGGTCGGTTCCATGGGAGACGACACCCCGATGGCGGCGTTCAGTTCCAAACAGCGCCACTTCAGCGACTTCTTCAAGCAGAAGTTTGCCCAGGTCACGAACCCGCCGATCGACCCGATCCGCGAGAAGGTGGTTATGAGCCTCAACACCGGTTTCGGCGAGACACACAACATCCTCGACGAACTGCCGTCGCATGCGCACCGACTCAAGGCGATCTCGCCGATCGTCACCTACGAGAAACTCGAAGTCCTGAAGTCCTACGGCGACGAGAATTCGCCGCGGTTCCAGCCTTTTTACAAGAATGCCACCTTCTCTACGGCCTTCGAAGGCGAGTTGAAGCCGGCCCTCGATGCCCTGGTGAAAACCGTGACCAAAGCGGTCAAGAAAGACGGCGTACGGATCGTCGTCCTTGAAGACAGCGGGCTGGATGCCACCCACCGTACCATCCCGATGCTGATGGCGGTCGGACGCCTCAACAGCGCTCTGCTCGACGCCGGAGTGCGCCACCTGGTCTCCCTCGTCGCCGTCTCCTCCGAAGTGATCGACTCCCACGGTGCGGCGACACTGATCGCCTACGGAGCGAGCGCGGTCTTCCCGGAGCTGCTCTTCTCCACTGCCGTCAATATGGTCGAGACGAGCAAGCCGCTGGAGGATATCCCCTGCAGCGAAGCGCTTAAATCCGTTCACGGCGCCCTGAACGCCGGTCTGCTCAAGATCATGTCCAAAATGGGGATCTCCACGATCGCGTCGTACCGCAACTCGGGTCTCTTCGACGTCCTGGGGCTGAGCCGCGAGATCGTCGACGACTGTTTCGGCGATTCGCACTGCCACATCCCGGGACTGGGCTACGAGGATATCGACGCCCGCCTGCAAAAAGCGCATGAAGAGGCCTATGACAATCTCGGCTTCAACAGCATCTTCCCGCTCAAGATCGGGGGCTTTTACAAGTTCTACAACGGCCAGGAGTACCACGACTTCGGTCCGCAGGTCATCCACGCCATCCATGCGCTCAGCAAGTCGGGCGATCCGAAGGATTTCGAACGCCTCAAAGCGGTCGTCAATAACCGCGGACAGAAGTTCATCCGCGACTTCTTCGAACTCAAGTCCGATCGGGCGGCGATCGATATCAGCGAAGTTGAACCGGTCGAAGCGATCACGAAACGCTTCAGCTCCGCGGCGATGAGCCTCGGCTCCATCTCGCCCGAGGCGCACCAGTGCATCGCCGAGGCAATGAACACCATCGGCGGCCAGTCCAACTCCGGTGAGGGTGGGGAAGATGCCGCGCGCTTCAAAACCGTGCTTAACTCCAAGATCAAGCAGGTCGCTTCGGGCCGCTTCGGCGTCACTCCGGCCTACCTGCGTTCGGCCGAGGAGATCCAGATCAAAGTCGCCCAGGGCGCGAAACCGGGCGAGGGCGGCCAGCTGCCGGGCCACAAGGTCTCGGCACTCATCGCGCGCCTGCGCCACACCGTGCCGGGCGTTACCCTGATCTCGCCGCCGCCGCACCACGACATCTACTCCATCGAGGACCTGGCACAGCTCATCTACGACCTCAAGCAGGTCAACCCGGACGCGAAGATCTCCGTCAAGCTCGTCTCCACGGCGGGCGTCGGTACGATCGCCGCGGGGGTCGCGAAGGCCTATGCGGACAAGATCATCATCTCCGGCGGCGACGGCGGTACCGGTGCGGCACCGCTCACCTCCATCAAGTTTGCCGGTAACCCGTGGGAACTGGGACTCTCCGAGGCGCACAACGCGCTCAAAGCCAACGACCTGCGCAAGATGGTCCACGTCCAGACCGACGGCGGGCTCAAGACCGGGCTTGACGTTATCAAGGCGGCACTGCTCGGCGCGGAAAGCTACGCCTTCGGTACGGGTGTCCTCGCCATCGTCGGTTGTAAGATGCTGCGGATCTGCCACGTCAACAAATGTTCCGTCGGGATCGCAACGCAGAACGAAAAGCTGCGCAAAGAGTACTACAAAGGTACCGTGGCGCAGATCGTCAACTACTTCAAACTGCTCGCCGAGGATATCCGCGGCTACATGGCGCAGCTGGGTTACAAAACGCTTGACGAACTGATCGGCCGCAGCGACCTGCTCAAAGTCATCGACGACGAACTCGCGAAGAAGTTCGACTTCGGCAACGTCCTGCACCGCGAACCGGGCGTCGATACCTGCCAGGTGGAGTCCAACGAACCGTTTGACGACAACGCCTTTGAAAAAGAGGTCCTCGAAGAGGTCCGCAGCGCGATCAAGCACCCGGAGCACCCGGTCCGCATCACCCGCGACATCTGCAACCTCAACCGCAGCTTCGGTGCCCGCGTTTCCGGCGAAGTCGCCCGTTATTACGGCGATGCCGGACTCGCAGACGGTACGATCGACATCCGCCTCAAAGGGGTGGCGGGACAGGCCTTCGGTGCCTTCCTGATCAACGGGGTCAACCTGAGCCTCGAGGGCGTCGCGAACGACTACATCGGTAAAGGGATGCATGGCGGCAAGATCGTCATCAAGTCGGTGCATGAAGGCGGCAGTTTCAGCGGCGGGGGGAACACCTGTCTGTACGGTGCGACGGGCGGTAAGCTCTATGTCAACGCCGCCGTCGGCGAACGCTTCGCCGTTCGTAACTCCGGTGCGCTCGCCATCGTCGAAGGCACCGGCGACAGCCCGTGCGAATACATGACCGGCGGTATCGTCGTCATTCTCGGCAAGACCGGCGTCAACTTCGGTGCGGGGATGACGGGCGGGATCGCCTTCGTCTTCGACGAGGACCACAACTTCATCGAGAACGTTAACCGCGAACTGGTCGAAGCGGTCCGCATCGATACGGATGACGGCGACGAGGCGCGCCACTATCTGAAGCGCCTGCTTAAAGACTATATCAATGAAACGGGCAGCTCGAAGGGGCGCATGATCCTTGACAATTTCCGTACGGAGATCCGCAACTTCTGGCTTGTCCGTCCTAAAAACCTGACCAAACTTCCGCTCAACCAGGAAAAGGGAGACTAA
- the accD gene encoding acetyl-CoA carboxylase, carboxyltransferase subunit beta, with protein MNLFNLFGGTSRQQPTKSEAPAHWVKCPSCNSLMYYKEVENQNYVCPKCGHHMRINVDKRIELLADEGSFVEFDANLAPVDPLKFVDKKSYVKRLEEGEKKTGRRSSVVSGECTMNGVNVQLCVFDFAFMGGSLGSVEGEKITRAIHRAIEKKQGVVIISASGGARMQESTYSLMQMSKTSAALARLGEHQLPFISVLTDPTMGGVSASFATLGDIIIAEPGSLIGFAGQRVIKQTIGSDLPEGFQRSEFLLEHGSIDMVVNRNELKGTIADLIRMMLPASADHDAQ; from the coding sequence ATGAACCTTTTCAACCTTTTCGGCGGCACGTCCCGACAGCAGCCTACCAAGAGCGAGGCGCCGGCACACTGGGTCAAATGTCCCTCATGCAACTCCCTGATGTACTACAAAGAGGTTGAAAACCAGAACTATGTCTGTCCCAAATGCGGCCACCATATGCGTATCAACGTTGACAAACGCATCGAACTGCTCGCGGACGAGGGGAGCTTCGTCGAGTTCGACGCAAACCTCGCGCCGGTCGATCCGCTGAAGTTCGTGGACAAGAAAAGCTACGTCAAACGCCTCGAAGAGGGGGAAAAGAAGACGGGACGCCGCTCCTCCGTCGTCAGCGGCGAGTGTACGATGAACGGCGTGAACGTGCAGCTCTGTGTCTTCGACTTCGCCTTTATGGGGGGCTCGCTGGGCTCCGTCGAAGGGGAGAAGATCACCCGCGCCATCCACCGCGCCATCGAGAAAAAACAGGGTGTCGTCATCATCAGTGCTTCGGGCGGGGCGCGGATGCAGGAGAGTACCTATTCCTTGATGCAGATGAGCAAGACCTCCGCCGCCCTGGCGCGTCTGGGTGAGCACCAGCTCCCCTTTATCTCCGTCCTGACCGACCCGACGATGGGCGGGGTCAGCGCCTCATTCGCGACCCTGGGCGACATCATCATCGCCGAGCCGGGGTCGCTTATCGGTTTCGCCGGCCAGCGCGTTATCAAGCAGACGATCGGTTCGGACCTCCCCGAAGGGTTCCAGCGTTCGGAGTTTCTGCTGGAGCACGGCTCCATCGATATGGTCGTCAACCGGAACGAACTCAAAGGGACCATTGCGGACCTGATCCGTATGATGCTGCCCGCTTCGGCCGACCATGACGCGCAGTGA
- a CDS encoding response regulator transcription factor: MRILMLEDDTVLAELVGGYLSRHFRVDIVSELGDALAYIERYRYSVVLLDRNINGVDVGMSLIEKIKQRSSETGVIIISAYDAIAEKIAGLNLGADDYLDKPFDNAELLARVHALARRNQGTPHVEVGGLTCDMLGRSIRSAEEEIVLSRKENDLFFYLLSKQGQIISKDELLDALYVNPQNIASNTIDATVKNVRKKLPKGIIKTVKTRGYVIERG, from the coding sequence ATGCGAATCCTGATGCTGGAGGACGATACCGTCCTCGCCGAACTGGTCGGCGGCTACCTCTCCCGCCATTTCCGTGTCGATATCGTCTCCGAACTGGGCGATGCGCTGGCGTATATCGAGCGCTACCGCTACAGTGTCGTGCTGCTGGACCGCAATATCAACGGGGTCGACGTAGGCATGTCGCTGATCGAGAAGATCAAGCAGCGCAGCAGCGAAACGGGAGTGATTATTATCAGCGCCTACGATGCCATCGCGGAGAAGATCGCCGGGCTGAACCTCGGGGCGGACGACTACCTCGACAAACCCTTTGACAACGCGGAGCTGCTGGCGAGGGTCCATGCGCTGGCGCGCCGGAACCAGGGAACGCCCCATGTCGAGGTAGGCGGCCTGACCTGCGATATGCTGGGCCGCTCCATCCGCAGCGCGGAGGAGGAGATCGTGCTCAGCCGCAAGGAGAACGACCTCTTCTTCTACCTTCTTTCGAAACAGGGGCAGATCATCTCCAAAGACGAACTGCTTGACGCTCTCTATGTCAATCCGCAGAATATCGCCTCCAATACCATCGACGCAACGGTCAAGAACGTTCGCAAAAAACTGCCCAAAGGGATCATCAAGACCGTCAAGACGCGGGGGTACGTGATTGAAAGGGGGTAG
- a CDS encoding glutamate synthase subunit beta, with protein sequence MREFLTIGRIDPAKRLVVDRVKDFKEIYEVFNKNEAGAQSDRCVQCGDPYCLNKCPLHNYIPQWLKAVAESDLEFAFKLSNEPSPFPEVMGRVCPQDRLCEGDCTLNDGHGAITIGAVEAFINEEGFKAGLKPEFPGITTDKKVAIIGSGPAGLSAATYLLRSGIAVTMYERADRAGGLMTYGIPNFKLDKKIVDRRVKLLEEAGMELVLECEVGKDITFEEIVNGHDAIFIGIGATKGKTARITGEKAPNVYMAMEYLTAIQKKNFKRAYDKQFEFKDLDVVVIGGGDTAMDCVRTAKREGARSVKCLYRRDAYNMPGSQKEYKNAMEEGVDFQFQASPKQILLDENGRAVGVEMVKTVLGAKDESGRQRMEEVKGSDFTVNADVVILALGFDPSVPSFLAENGIETNAWGGIVIDDNNQTSTAGIYAGGDCYRGADLVVNAVYDGREAARSIVRSLLK encoded by the coding sequence ATGAGAGAATTTTTAACGATTGGACGTATCGATCCCGCGAAACGCCTGGTGGTCGACCGCGTCAAAGACTTTAAAGAGATCTACGAAGTATTCAACAAGAACGAAGCCGGCGCGCAGAGCGACCGTTGTGTCCAGTGCGGCGATCCCTACTGTCTGAACAAGTGTCCGCTGCACAACTACATCCCGCAGTGGCTCAAAGCCGTCGCCGAAAGCGACCTGGAGTTCGCCTTCAAGCTCTCCAACGAGCCGTCGCCTTTCCCGGAGGTCATGGGGCGGGTCTGCCCGCAGGACCGTCTGTGCGAAGGGGACTGTACCCTCAATGACGGCCACGGCGCCATCACGATCGGTGCGGTCGAGGCGTTCATCAACGAGGAGGGGTTCAAAGCGGGCCTGAAACCGGAGTTCCCGGGGATCACGACGGACAAGAAGGTCGCGATCATCGGTTCCGGCCCGGCGGGCCTCTCCGCCGCCACCTACCTGCTGCGTTCGGGGATCGCCGTTACGATGTACGAGCGTGCCGACCGCGCCGGCGGGCTGATGACCTACGGCATCCCGAACTTCAAGCTCGACAAGAAGATCGTCGACCGCCGCGTCAAACTGCTCGAAGAGGCGGGGATGGAACTGGTCCTGGAGTGCGAAGTCGGCAAAGACATCACCTTCGAGGAGATCGTCAACGGTCACGACGCCATCTTTATCGGGATCGGTGCGACCAAGGGTAAGACGGCTCGCATCACCGGTGAAAAGGCGCCGAACGTCTACATGGCGATGGAGTACCTTACCGCGATCCAGAAGAAGAACTTCAAACGCGCCTACGACAAGCAGTTTGAGTTCAAAGACCTTGACGTTGTTGTCATCGGGGGCGGGGATACGGCGATGGACTGTGTCCGTACCGCCAAGCGCGAAGGCGCGCGCAGCGTCAAGTGTCTCTACCGCCGCGACGCCTACAATATGCCGGGCAGCCAGAAAGAGTACAAAAATGCGATGGAAGAGGGCGTGGATTTCCAATTCCAAGCCTCGCCGAAGCAGATCCTTCTGGACGAGAACGGCCGCGCCGTCGGCGTCGAGATGGTCAAAACCGTCCTGGGTGCCAAAGACGAGAGCGGACGCCAGCGGATGGAAGAGGTCAAAGGGAGCGACTTTACGGTCAATGCCGACGTCGTCATCCTCGCCCTCGGTTTCGATCCGTCCGTTCCCTCGTTCCTGGCGGAGAACGGCATCGAGACAAACGCCTGGGGCGGGATCGTCATCGACGATAACAACCAGACCTCCACGGCGGGCATCTATGCCGGCGGCGACTGCTACCGGGGTGCGGACCTCGTTGTCAACGCCGTCTACGACGGCCGCGAAGCGGCGCGCTCCATCGTCAGAAGCCTGCTGAAATAA
- a CDS encoding thiamine phosphate synthase — translation MTRSEIDAFFTSLPSNALYALCDQALLDSHALELEPYVEACRRLDVSLIQYRNKAAETDAVTAALERLRGLWDGMLIINDRWQLHALCDGVHVGQDDLLGFGADAAAAAQSLRGEVGGDCVIGLSTHNATEIATANTLGIDYIGLGAFRATGTKTDAAVLGEDLDTLAAASVHPVAAIGGVGFEDRFTHARMRVMGSAIIAEAQRWK, via the coding sequence ATGACGCGCAGTGAGATAGACGCCTTCTTCACCTCCCTTCCATCCAACGCCCTCTACGCCCTCTGCGACCAGGCGTTGCTCGATTCCCATGCCCTTGAACTCGAACCCTATGTCGAAGCCTGCCGCAGGCTGGACGTCTCGCTGATCCAGTACCGCAACAAAGCTGCGGAGACCGATGCCGTCACAGCAGCACTGGAGCGCCTTCGGGGGCTGTGGGACGGGATGCTGATCATCAACGACCGCTGGCAGCTTCACGCGCTGTGCGACGGCGTGCACGTGGGCCAGGATGATCTGCTAGGATTCGGTGCAGATGCCGCCGCCGCGGCGCAATCCCTGCGAGGGGAAGTGGGCGGCGATTGCGTCATCGGCCTCTCCACCCATAATGCCACGGAGATCGCGACGGCCAACACGCTCGGGATCGATTACATCGGGCTGGGAGCCTTCCGGGCGACGGGGACCAAAACCGATGCGGCGGTCCTGGGCGAAGACCTGGACACCCTGGCGGCCGCTTCCGTCCACCCGGTGGCGGCCATCGGCGGAGTCGGGTTTGAGGACCGTTTCACTCATGCGCGGATGCGGGTGATGGGAAGCGCGATCATCGCGGAGGCGCAGCGATGGAAGTGA
- the dksA gene encoding RNA polymerase-binding protein DksA — MQNSELSYFEEILRARKAQIMKNISGVEAELDGLSDVEMNDEGDYAAISNDNMVDTAIGTQQGTELLEIELALSKISAGTYGICEMCEEPISFARLKVKPHARFCIDCREIAEKNSAK; from the coding sequence GTGCAAAACAGCGAACTGTCATATTTCGAGGAGATTCTGCGCGCTCGCAAAGCGCAGATCATGAAGAACATTTCCGGCGTCGAGGCGGAACTGGACGGTCTGAGCGACGTTGAAATGAACGATGAAGGCGATTACGCCGCCATCAGCAACGACAATATGGTTGATACCGCGATCGGGACACAGCAGGGGACCGAACTGCTCGAGATCGAACTGGCGCTGAGCAAGATCAGCGCGGGCACCTACGGCATCTGCGAGATGTGCGAGGAGCCGATCAGTTTTGCGCGTCTCAAAGTGAAACCGCATGCGCGTTTTTGCATTGACTGCAGGGAGATTGCCGAGAAGAACAGCGCCAAGTAA
- the dusB gene encoding tRNA dihydrouridine synthase DusB yields the protein MILKDILDFSKPLYVLAPLAGYTDLPFRSVVKKFGADLTVSEMLSSNALAYGSQKTLKMLERSPNEDPYSVQIAGADTEIVRRAVEILNEQDDIDIIDLNCGCPVPKVVSHGSGSSLLKDLPQMGRIIETIKQTSNKPLTSVKIRLGFAEKNHLEIAKIVEESGADFLAVHGRTRAGKFKAEVDYDAIAEIKQAVSIPVIANGDIDSYEKAQWVLEHTKADGVMIGRGAVGAPWIFHQLKTGSATIDPMIRYEIIMEHYDRMIEFYGARGVPMFRKHIHTYSKGYAGASALRNDVNRIDDVATFRSLIDGFFKESRYVGETTEASSIACAYE from the coding sequence ATGATTCTAAAAGACATCCTTGATTTCTCCAAACCTTTATATGTCCTCGCACCCCTGGCGGGCTATACGGACCTGCCGTTTCGCAGCGTCGTGAAAAAGTTCGGTGCGGACCTCACCGTCAGCGAGATGCTCAGCTCCAACGCGTTGGCCTACGGCTCGCAGAAGACCCTCAAGATGCTCGAGCGCAGCCCCAACGAGGATCCCTATTCGGTCCAGATCGCCGGGGCCGACACGGAGATCGTCCGCCGTGCCGTCGAGATCCTGAACGAACAGGATGATATCGACATCATCGACCTTAACTGCGGCTGCCCCGTTCCCAAGGTCGTCAGCCACGGTTCGGGCAGCTCCCTGCTCAAGGACCTGCCGCAGATGGGCCGCATCATCGAGACGATCAAGCAGACGTCGAACAAACCGCTCACTTCCGTCAAAATCCGCCTGGGCTTTGCGGAGAAGAACCACCTCGAGATCGCAAAGATCGTCGAGGAGAGCGGGGCGGACTTCCTCGCCGTGCACGGCCGTACAAGGGCGGGCAAGTTCAAGGCCGAGGTCGACTACGATGCCATCGCCGAGATCAAGCAGGCGGTCTCCATCCCTGTTATCGCCAACGGCGACATCGACAGCTATGAGAAGGCGCAGTGGGTGCTGGAGCACACCAAGGCCGACGGCGTCATGATCGGCCGCGGCGCCGTCGGCGCGCCGTGGATCTTCCACCAGCTCAAAACGGGCAGCGCGACTATCGACCCGATGATCCGCTACGAGATCATCATGGAGCACTACGACCGCATGATCGAGTTTTACGGGGCGCGCGGGGTCCCGATGTTTCGAAAGCATATCCACACCTACTCCAAGGGGTACGCCGGCGCCTCCGCCCTGCGCAACGACGTCAACCGCATCGACGACGTGGCGACATTTAGGAGCCTTATCGACGGCTTTTTCAAAGAGAGCCGCTACGTCGGTGAGACGACGGAGGCGTCGTCGATCGCCTGCGCTTACGAATAG
- a CDS encoding 23S rRNA (pseudouridine(1915)-N(3))-methyltransferase RlmH: MEVTLYSIAKKERSIYDPLYKELIKMSSRFAKVNDVEIFGKNVTKAHTIGEEAAKQAYTESLEPYLNRGYSIALHPDGKLIDSFEFSKLLSDKMSVQFYIGGAFGFEDAFLRRCDKVISLSPLTMSHKIAKAVLLEQIYRGFTILNNHPYHK; this comes from the coding sequence ATGGAAGTGACCCTTTACTCCATCGCGAAAAAGGAGCGGTCGATCTACGATCCGTTATACAAAGAACTTATAAAGATGAGTTCGCGCTTCGCCAAGGTCAATGACGTTGAAATTTTCGGCAAAAACGTCACCAAAGCACACACAATAGGCGAAGAGGCCGCAAAACAGGCCTATACGGAGAGTCTTGAGCCCTATTTGAACCGTGGATATTCGATTGCGTTGCATCCTGATGGAAAATTAATCGACAGTTTCGAATTCAGTAAGCTCCTTAGTGATAAAATGTCGGTGCAATTTTATATCGGAGGGGCGTTCGGATTCGAAGACGCGTTTCTTCGGCGCTGCGACAAGGTGATCAGCCTGTCGCCGCTGACGATGAGCCACAAGATCGCCAAGGCGGTCCTGCTGGAACAGATCTACCGCGGATTCACGATCCTGAACAACCACCCCTACCACAAATAA